The Chlamydia poikilotherma DNA segment GCATGTTAGAACGAGCTCAAAGAACGTTAAAGCGCGAAGTGCGTTATTCAGGTGTGGGAATTCACTTTGGAAAATCGGCGACTTTAACTTTAGAACCTGCCAAAGAAAATACTGGAATAGTCTTTTACCGCTCCGATCTTTTAGGAGAACATATCCCTGCCCTGCTCCCTCATGTATGCAATACAGGCCGCAGCACCACATTATCTTCAGGAGATTCTGTTATTGCTACCGTTGAGCATCTTATGGCTGCTTTGCGTTCGAGTAATATTGACAATGTCATTGTTCGTTGTAGTGAAGAGGAAATCCCGATAGGGGATGGAAGCTCTCATGTTTTTATGCAGCTCATAGATGATGCCGGTGTTTGTATACAAAATGATAAAGTTCCCATTGCGAGACTATCTCAGCCTGTGTACTATCAAACCCAAGATACTTTTCTCGCTGCATTTCCTTGCGACGAGTTAAAGATTTCTTACACTCTACATTACCCTCAAAGTCCTACTATAGGAACGCAGTATCGTTCTTTCGTTATTACGGAAGAGTCTTTTCGTAAAGAGATCGCTCCTTGTAGAACATTTGCTCTATATAACGAGCTGTGTTTTTTGATGGATAGGGGTTTGATTAGAGGGGGGTGTTTAGAAAACGCTGTGGTTTTTAAAGATGATGGTGTTATCAGCCTTGGGCAATTGCGATTTTCAGATGAGCCTGTACGGCATAAAATTTTGGATTTGATAGGGGATCTTTCTTTAGTAGGGAGACCTTTTGTTGCTCATATTGTTGCTGTAGGATCAGGACACTCCTCAAACATTGCCTTGGGTAGAAAGATTTTAGAAGTGCTACAATCCTAAGAAATGAGTAATAGATGAAAGAGGCGCCTGTAATTAAATTACGAGAATTATTAAACTTACTTCCACATCGGTATCCTTTTTTGCTTGTGGATAAGGTGTTGTCTTATGATGTGGAGAAACGATCCATTGTTGCACAAAAAAATGTAACGATAAACGAGCCTTTTTTTGTAGGGCATTTCCCTGAAGCACCCATTATGCCTGGAGTGTTAATATTAGAATCTTTAGCGCAAGCAGCCGGAGTTTTGTTAGGCTTGGTTTTAGAAAACGACAGAAATAAAAAGTTAGCTTTGTTTTTGGGAATACAAAAAGCAAAGTTTCGTCAGGCAGTTAGACCGGGCGACATTCTTACATTGAGCGCTGAATTTTCATTGATTTCGTCGAAGGGAGGAAAAGCTTCGGCACGAGCTTGTGTGGGTTCTCAGGTTGCTGCTGAGGGAGAACTGAGCTTTGCTCTTGTAGATAAGGAATCTTTAGATTAACGGAGACGTATGACGAACATTCACCCAACAGCAATTATCGAACCCGGCGCTAAAATCGGAAAGAATGTTGTTATTGAGCCGTATGTTGTTATTAAATCTGCGGTGACCCTTTGTGATGATGTAGTTGTTAAATCTTATGCGTATATTGATGGGCACACTACTGTAGGCAAGGGAACAACGATATGGCCATCCGCAATGATTGGTAATAAACCTCAAGATTTAAAATATCTTGGGGAGAAAACCTATGTTACTATAGGGGAAAATTGCGAGATTCGAGAATTTGCTATTATCACTTCATCTACTTTTGAAGGAACTACAGTTTCTATAGGAAATAATTGTCTTATCATGCCCTGGGCGCATGTAGCTCATAACTGTACAATTGGAAATTATGTGATTCTCAGTAACCATGCGCAATTGGCTGGTCATGTTGTCGTAGAGGATTATGCAATTATTGGCGGCATGGTCGGTGTTCATCAATTTGTTCGTATTGGTGCGCACTCTATGGTCGGGGCCTTAAGTGGTATTCGAAGAGATATTCCTCCGTACACTATAGGTACAGGGAATCCATATCAGTTAGGCGGGATCAATAAGGTTGGTTTACAAAGACGACAAGTCTCTTTTGACACGCGTTTAGCTTTGATTAAGGTCTTTAAAAAAGTTTATCGTTCTGCGGATAGCTTTTCCGAGTCGTTATTAGAAGCTCAACAAGAATACGGCCATATTCCTGAAGTTCAAAATTTCATTCATTTTTGTCAGAATCCCAGTAAGCGTGGAATAGAGCGTGGTGCTGACAAGGATGCTTTACAAGAGGAGAATGTGGAGAAGGAAGGAGCTCTTGTTGAGTCTTAAGGTTATTTATTTTGGCACTCCACAGTTTGCCGCTACAGTTTTAGAAGATTTATTACACCACGACGTTAATGTTATAGGTGTTGTTACTCGATTGGATAAGCCTCAAAAACGTTCTTCGCAACCTATTCCTTCTCCTGTTAAAACATTGGCCTTATCTAACAATATTCCGCTTTTACAACCTGAAAAAGCTTCGGATCCGCAATTTATTGAACAGCTAAGAGCTTTTGAAGCTGATGTTTTTATTGTTGTTGCTTACGGAGCTATCCTACGTCAGGTAGTTTTAGATATTCCGAAATACGGTTGCTATAATTTGCATGCGGGTCTATTACCGGCGTATCGTGGTGCAGCGCCTATACAGCGTTGTATTATGGATGGCGTTGCAGAGTCTGGAAATACTGTAATTCGCATGGATGCAGGCATGGATACCGGAGATATCGCTGGTATGTCTTATATTCCTGTAGGTCCTGATATGACAGCTGGGGAGCTTGCAGAAGCTTTAGCTGCTCAGGGGGGAGAAGTTCTAATAAAAACTTTACACCAGATAGCTAACGGAACAATTTCTCATACGCCTCAAGATCCGTCTAAAGCGTCGATAGCTCCTAAACTATCTAAGGAAGAAGGATTTGTTCTTTGGGATCGTCCTGCTGATAAGGTATATGCTCAAATACGAGGTGTTACACCGACTCCCGGAGCCTGGACACTCTACTCCTATCAAGATAAACCGGACAAACGTTTGGTTATTCGTAAGGCCTCTCTTGTTTCTAACAAGGGTGTTCATGGCCATCCTGGGGATATTATTATATCAGATAACCAAGAACTTCTTATTGCGTGTGCTGAGGGGGTTATTTGTTTACGAGAAATCCAGCCTGAGGGTAAGGGAGCAATGGATTCAAAAACTTTTTTGAATGGACATGCAGGCCACAAATTAAAATTATCTTTTCACACAACCAATTAATTTCAATATTAGTCAAGTTGATTTAGTTTATTAAGTTGCTAATGTGATATAATTGCGACTTAAAACGGTTATCTTTTTGCTGAAAACCTTTTAATTTTAGGGAGGTGGATATGGCATCTGCAATACCACGTGTAACTGGCCTAGTTATGGGCGGTAAAAACGTGTTTCTGCAAACAACAATGCAAGGAACTAGGAGAGGCGAGGCCGGCAATTGCATTAAACAGTTTTTTACGAATGGGAACAACCATTTAGCGCGCTTTGTTGGCAGTACAAAAAGCCTAGACAAGGCGTTTAAATTCGCTAAATCGGTATCAGAATTTAGCTGCGGCGTTATAGAAAGTTCTGGAAGTACAGGAGCTTCTCTTCAAGTGGCTAAAAATGTAGCCGGAACTTTAAGTACAGCTAGATCTGTTGTAGCTTTAGCTAACGTGTTGAACGGTTCGATTCCTGGATGTGTTAACTCCTCTAAGAATTGTTTTCACCATA contains these protein-coding regions:
- the lpxC gene encoding UDP-3-O-acyl-N-acetylglucosamine deacetylase; this encodes MLERAQRTLKREVRYSGVGIHFGKSATLTLEPAKENTGIVFYRSDLLGEHIPALLPHVCNTGRSTTLSSGDSVIATVEHLMAALRSSNIDNVIVRCSEEEIPIGDGSSHVFMQLIDDAGVCIQNDKVPIARLSQPVYYQTQDTFLAAFPCDELKISYTLHYPQSPTIGTQYRSFVITEESFRKEIAPCRTFALYNELCFLMDRGLIRGGCLENAVVFKDDGVISLGQLRFSDEPVRHKILDLIGDLSLVGRPFVAHIVAVGSGHSSNIALGRKILEVLQS
- the lpxA gene encoding acyl-ACP--UDP-N-acetylglucosamine O-acyltransferase yields the protein MTNIHPTAIIEPGAKIGKNVVIEPYVVIKSAVTLCDDVVVKSYAYIDGHTTVGKGTTIWPSAMIGNKPQDLKYLGEKTYVTIGENCEIREFAIITSSTFEGTTVSIGNNCLIMPWAHVAHNCTIGNYVILSNHAQLAGHVVVEDYAIIGGMVGVHQFVRIGAHSMVGALSGIRRDIPPYTIGTGNPYQLGGINKVGLQRRQVSFDTRLALIKVFKKVYRSADSFSESLLEAQQEYGHIPEVQNFIHFCQNPSKRGIERGADKDALQEENVEKEGALVES
- the fmt gene encoding methionyl-tRNA formyltransferase — encoded protein: MSLKVIYFGTPQFAATVLEDLLHHDVNVIGVVTRLDKPQKRSSQPIPSPVKTLALSNNIPLLQPEKASDPQFIEQLRAFEADVFIVVAYGAILRQVVLDIPKYGCYNLHAGLLPAYRGAAPIQRCIMDGVAESGNTVIRMDAGMDTGDIAGMSYIPVGPDMTAGELAEALAAQGGEVLIKTLHQIANGTISHTPQDPSKASIAPKLSKEEGFVLWDRPADKVYAQIRGVTPTPGAWTLYSYQDKPDKRLVIRKASLVSNKGVHGHPGDIIISDNQELLIACAEGVICLREIQPEGKGAMDSKTFLNGHAGHKLKLSFHTTN
- the fabZ gene encoding 3-hydroxyacyl-ACP dehydratase FabZ yields the protein MKEAPVIKLRELLNLLPHRYPFLLVDKVLSYDVEKRSIVAQKNVTINEPFFVGHFPEAPIMPGVLILESLAQAAGVLLGLVLENDRNKKLALFLGIQKAKFRQAVRPGDILTLSAEFSLISSKGGKASARACVGSQVAAEGELSFALVDKESLD